The Christiangramia flava JLT2011 genome has a segment encoding these proteins:
- a CDS encoding cation diffusion facilitator family transporter, producing the protein MRGIRSFELPPELQESLEKAKKLEWATIGYQLSVVVVMFLVMGSSEAMKSAWLEDTLGMVPSVVFLIATKINNKKPDDKFRYGYHRVFTIAFLIGATALLVMGLFLVIDSSITLLKGEHPTIGTVFLGDTQVWLGWVMIAALLYSSLPAMYLGFKKLPLAKKLHNKVLFTDAKAQKADYMTAFAAIAGIIGLGAGWWWADAVAAIFISVSVLKDGLTYVTTAIQDLMDRYPVTLEKEEKDPIIEELKEKILTWDWVKAVNVRFREDGQVYLGEVAFIPNGEINLEKMEWAYQEILGFHWKINDVAIAPVKTLPEW; encoded by the coding sequence ATGAGAGGGATCAGAAGTTTTGAATTGCCCCCTGAATTGCAGGAGTCTCTCGAAAAAGCCAAAAAGCTGGAATGGGCAACTATTGGCTATCAGTTATCGGTAGTGGTGGTAATGTTCCTGGTTATGGGAAGTTCAGAAGCTATGAAATCTGCCTGGCTGGAGGATACGCTGGGAATGGTACCATCGGTGGTTTTTCTCATAGCCACGAAGATCAATAATAAGAAACCAGACGATAAATTTCGGTATGGCTACCACCGTGTGTTTACGATCGCTTTCCTGATTGGTGCCACGGCCCTGCTGGTCATGGGCCTATTTCTGGTGATCGATTCCAGTATCACTTTACTGAAAGGGGAACACCCAACTATTGGAACGGTGTTTTTGGGAGACACGCAGGTATGGCTGGGCTGGGTGATGATTGCAGCTTTGCTGTACAGCTCTTTACCGGCGATGTACCTGGGATTCAAAAAGCTTCCGCTGGCGAAAAAACTGCACAATAAAGTATTGTTTACGGATGCGAAAGCTCAAAAAGCCGATTATATGACCGCGTTCGCGGCTATAGCGGGAATCATTGGGCTTGGTGCCGGATGGTGGTGGGCAGATGCCGTTGCGGCGATTTTTATTTCGGTGTCTGTTTTGAAAGACGGACTCACCTATGTGACCACCGCGATACAGGATTTGATGGACCGCTACCCCGTAACGCTCGAAAAAGAAGAGAAAGACCCGATCATCGAAGAACTGAAAGAAAAGATCCTGACCTGGGACTGGGTGAAGGCGGTAAATGTGCGTTTTCGAGAAGATGGTCAGGTTTACCTGGGCGAGGTGGCCTTTATCCCAAATGGGGAAATCAACTTGGAAAAAATGGAATGGGCCTACCAGGAAATTCTTGGTTTTCACTGGAAGATCAATGATGTGGCTATTGCCCCGGTTAAAACCCTTCCGGAATGGTAA
- a CDS encoding DUF1697 domain-containing protein, producing MKYIALLRGINVGGHRKIKMQDLRKFLETAGFEQVQTYIQSGNLILEKPGVGSKDIAGMIKELIWSSFGFEVPVVALEGNYVTEIISAYPFEAELSEKHFVFLATEVFSRDFERDKTYTNGADQFQLGSHGVYLKIPGKYHQTKLSNAFFEKKLGVETTTRNWKPS from the coding sequence ATGAAATATATAGCCTTGTTACGCGGGATCAATGTGGGAGGTCACCGCAAGATTAAAATGCAGGATCTTCGTAAGTTTTTGGAAACAGCAGGTTTTGAGCAGGTACAAACCTATATCCAGAGTGGAAATTTGATCCTTGAAAAACCCGGTGTTGGCTCCAAGGACATCGCCGGAATGATCAAAGAGCTGATTTGGAGTAGTTTTGGATTCGAAGTGCCTGTGGTAGCGTTGGAAGGAAATTATGTTACCGAAATAATTTCAGCATATCCTTTTGAAGCAGAACTGAGCGAGAAGCATTTTGTGTTCCTGGCAACCGAAGTTTTTTCAAGAGATTTTGAAAGGGACAAAACCTATACGAATGGAGCAGATCAATTCCAGCTAGGTTCGCACGGCGTATACCTGAAAATTCCTGGAAAATATCACCAAACGAAACTTTCAAACGCATTCTTTGAGAAGAAACTAGGCGTTGAAACCACGACCCGAAACTGGAAACCATCCTGA
- a CDS encoding transporter substrate-binding domain-containing protein has protein sequence MKFYVLLAFLVTACNFPKDPENTFENAQEHQLKIGVTENIPFTSKNEEGKEIDFLKEFARSENLETEFIYGSESDLIEKLEKREIAILAGGFDKNTIWVKKAGLSRPYDSVHVFLIPKGENKLLQHLELFIHKNKQP, from the coding sequence ATGAAATTCTACGTGCTGCTAGCCTTTTTGGTAACTGCCTGTAACTTTCCGAAAGATCCGGAAAACACTTTTGAAAACGCCCAGGAACACCAGTTGAAAATTGGTGTGACCGAGAATATTCCGTTTACCAGCAAAAATGAAGAGGGTAAAGAAATCGACTTTCTTAAGGAATTTGCCCGTAGTGAAAACCTGGAGACGGAATTTATCTATGGTTCAGAAAGTGACCTGATCGAAAAACTGGAGAAACGGGAAATCGCGATCCTGGCCGGTGGTTTCGATAAAAATACGATCTGGGTTAAAAAAGCTGGGCTTAGCAGGCCGTATGACAGTGTACATGTATTTCTTATTCCGAAGGGGGAGAATAAACTTTTGCAGCATCTGGAGTTGTTCATTCATAAAAACAAGCAGCCATGA